One region of Oncorhynchus keta strain PuntledgeMale-10-30-2019 unplaced genomic scaffold, Oket_V2 Un_contig_406_pilon_pilon, whole genome shotgun sequence genomic DNA includes:
- the LOC127924440 gene encoding myb-like protein F produces the protein MTNKHYETNKQYETNKHYETNKHYETNKHYETNKHYETNKHYETNKHYETNKHYETNKHYETNKQYETNKHYETNKHYETNKHYETNKVRGRESHYENNKQYETNKHYETNKHYETNKHYETNKHYETNKHYETNKQYETNKHYETNKHYETNKHYETNKHYETNKHYEANKHYETNKQYETNKHYETNKHYETNKQYETNKQYEINKQYETNKHYETNKHYETNKHYETNKHYETNKHYETNKHYETNKHYETNKHYETNKHYETNKHYETNKHHEINKHYEANKHYETNKHHEINKHYETHKHYETNKHHEINKHYETHKHYETHKHYETNKHYEANKHYETNKHYETNKHYETNKHYETNKQYETNKHYETNKHYETNKHYETNKHYETNNHYETNKHYETNKQYETNKHYEAKKPVRKTS, from the exons ATGACCAATAAGCACTATGAGACCAATAAGCAATATGAGACCAATAAGCACTATGAGACCAATAAGCACTATGAGACCAATAAGCACTATGAGACCAATAAGCACTATGAGACCAATAAGCACTATGAGACCAATAAGCACTATGAGACCAATAAGCACTATGAGACCAATAAGCACTATGAGACCAATAAGCAATATGAGACCAATAAGCACTATGAGACCAATAAGCACTATGAGACCAATAAGCACTATGAGACCAATAA ggttagaggcagagaatcccactATGAGAACAATAAGCAATATGAGACCAATAAGCACTATGAGACCAATAAGCACTATGAGACCAATAAGCACTATGAGACCAATAAGCACTATGAGACCAATAAGCACTATGAGACCAATAAGCAATATGAGACCAATAAGCACTACGAGACCAATAAGCACTATGAGACCAATAAGCACTATGAGACCAATAAGCACTATGAGACCAATAAGCACTATGAGGCCAATAAGCACTATGAGACCAATAAGCAATATGAGACCAATAAGCACTATGAGACCAATAAGCACTATGAGACCAATAAGCAATATGAGACCAATAAGCAATATGAGATCAATAAGCAATATGAGACCAATAAGCACTATGAGACCAATAAGCACTATGAGACCAATAAGCACTATGAGACCAATAAGCACTATGAGACCAATAAGCACTATGAGACCAATAAGCACTATGAGACCAATAAGCACTATGAGACCAATAAGCACTACGAGACCAATAAGCACTATGAGACCAATAAGCACTATGAGACCAATAAGCACCATGAGATCAATAAGCACTATGAGGCCAATAAGCACTATGAGACCAATAAGCACCATGAGATCAATAAGCACTATGAGACCCATAAGCACTATGAGACCAATAAGCACCATGAGATCAATAAGCACTATGAGACCCATAAGCACTATGAGACCCATAAGCACTATGAGACCAATAAGCACTATGAGGCCAATAAGCACTATGAGACCAATAAGCACTACGAGACCAATAAGCACTATGAGACCAATAAGCACTATGAGACCAATAAGCAATATGAGACCAATAAGCACTATGAGACCAATAAGCACTATGAGACCAATAAGCACTATGAGACCAATAAGCACTATGAGACCAATAATCACTATGAGACCAATAAGCACTATGAGACCAATAAGCAATATGAGACCAATAAGCACTATGAGGCCAAAAAGCCTGTGAGGAAAACCAGTTAG